The Bacillota bacterium nucleotide sequence GGAGATAAGAAAGCCCCCCGGCCTGACTAATTTTAGCCCCCGCAGGTTGACCTCCTTGTAGCCCCGTCGCGCCGCCGGCAGCGAAGCCTTATTCTTAGTAAAGGCCGGCGGGTCAATCATTACCGTGTCGTACTGCTCTCTTTGCTCGACCTTTTCGCGCAGAAAGTCAAAGGCATTGGCCTCTACAGCAGAAATGACGGACATCCCATTTAGGGCCGCGTTCTGCAGGGTGCCCGCGACGGCCACAGCCGAAATATCGACCGCGGTAACTTCGGCCGCACCGAAGCCCGCGGCGTGCACCGCAAAAGACCCCGTGTGACTAAAGCAGTCGAGCACCTTGGCGCCGCCGACGAAGGGCTTAATGTAGGCTCTATTTTCGCGTTGGTCAAGAAAATACCCTGTCTTCTGCCCAGCCCACAAATCCGCCACGAGGCGAAAGCCGTTCTCCTGCGCTTCTACCTGCGGCGTAAAGGCCTCGCCGGCAAAGTCCACCGAGAGCGGCAGCCCCTCAAGGCGGCGCACAGGCACATCATTGCGCAGCACAATGCCCTTAAGATCGAGAAGCTCCCGCAGGGAGGCTATAATCGTCGCCGTATGCGCTTCTATCCCTAGGGCGAGCACCTGCACCGCGGCATAGCGGTCATATATATCTACAATTAGCCCGGGCAGGGAATCGGCCTCGGCGTGCACCAGGCGGTAGGCATTTGTCTCTTTGCCAATCACCCTCTGGCGCAAAGTCTGGGCCTCTAAGAGCCTTCGGCGCCAGAACTCTGCCCCCACTTCCTCATCCTGCCTAGTTAGTAGCCGCACCACAATTTGACTGGCAGGGTTGTAGTAGCCCACGCCCACGAAGGCGCCGGCATGGTTCATCACCCTAACTAGGGAGCCGGGGCTAACATTGCCTGCCACGCGGCCTACTTCGCTCTGAAACACCCAGGGGTGGCCGGCCGAAATTCGCGGGCGGCGCTCTTTTAGTAAGTAAACAGTCGGATACATGTAAAATTCCCCTTCCAAACGAAGAGCTGTCCCAAACTAGTCTTTGAGACAGCTCGCTTCTTTATTCTTCCTCTTTTTTGGCCGCTAACGCTATGATGGGGTCTGCGACATTGCTCGGCACTTCTTCATAGTGAGCGTGCTCCGTTCTAAACGAGGCCCGTCCTTGCGTCATAGAGCGCAAGTCAGTGGCATACTTGAACAACTCGGCTAGCGGGGCCTGCGCCCTTACTAGCTGCATGCCGCCACTAGGTTCCATACCGAGGATGCGCCCGCGCTTCTTGTTTAAGTCGCCGATGATGGTGCCCATGTCTGCGTCGGGCACTAGTACCTCGACATTCATAATAGGCTCCAGCAAGATGGGGCGACAGGCCATAAAGGCCTTTTTAAAGGCGAGCGAGCCAGCTATTTTGAAGGCCATTTCAGACGAGTCCACCGCATGTGACGAGCCATCTACCAGGGCGACACGTACGTCGACCACCCTGTAGCCGGCGAGAACGCCCTCTTCCATCACTTCACGAATGCCCTTCTCCACGGCTGGAATGTAATTGCGAGGCACCGAGCCCCCGACGACTTTATCGACAAAATCAAAACCGACGCCAGCCTCTGCCGGCTCCATCTCAATCCACACATGCCCAAACTGCCCTTTACCGCCGGATTGTTTCTTGTGCTTGCCCTCCATACGAACGGAGCCGCGAATAGTCTCGCGGTAAGGCACACGTGGCAGCGAAATAACTAGGTCGACGCCATACTTTCTGGCGATGCGGCTAGTAATGACTTCAAGATGCAACTCACCCATGCCCGAGATAATTGTCTGCCGCGTTTCGGTGTCGCGCCGCACAACAAAGGTGAGATCCTCTTCTTGCAGGCGGGTGAAAGAACTGCCGATTTTCTCTTCGTCCCCTTTAGATTTAGGCTCCACCGCCATGGAAGTAACCGGCAGCGGGAAGACTACCCCCTTGTAACGGATCTGATGCTCTTTATCCGAGAGGGTGTCTCCCGTGGCGGTAGTTTGCAGCTTAGCCACGGCGGCGATATCTCCGGCCACAACTTCGCTGACCACCTCCTGCGTCTTGCCGCGCACCAAGAAGAGCTGCCCAATGCGCTCGGTGGCGTCTTTAGTGCTATTTAGTACCGCAGAATCCGATTTAATAACACCGGAATACACTCTAAAGAGCGACAGCTTGCCCACATAGGGGTCGGCCATGGTCTTAAAGACGAGGGCGGAGAAAGGCGCGCTAGCAAGCGGGGCCCTTTTCTCTTCACTACCCGACCTAGGGACCAAACCCTTTGCCGGGGCAAAATCTTTGGGCGAGGGGAAGTAACGTATAATGGCGTCAAGTGCCGACTTCATGCCTATATTGCGCAGGGAGGAACCGCACAAGATGGGGCTAAGTTTGCCCGCCAAGATGCCCGCCTTCGCGCCACGCATAACTTCTTCTAGGGTAAGCTCCACGCCCTCTAAGAATTTCTCGAGCAGCTCATCGTCAGTTTCAGCAACGGCCTCAAGCAGTACCGCGCGGTATTCCGCCGCCTGAGCCTTCAGTTCTTCGGGTATGGGGCGCTCTTCTACCTTGCGGCCATTATCGCTATAGTAAAAAGCCTTCTCCATTAGTAGATCGACGATACCCACGAGCTTAGTCTCCGCACCGATGGGCATCTGTATGGGGGCAGCGCTACTGCCAAAAATCTCTTTAATTTCGCCCACTACGCGCGCGAAATTGGCGTTTTCACGGTCCATCTTGTTGATGAAAAATGCGCGCGGCAAATTCTGTTCGCCCGCATACTGCCAGACTTTTTCCGTGCCTACTTCTACTCCCGAAACAGCGCAGGCGAAAATAAGTGCGGCATCTGCGACGCGTAGCGCCCCCTTAACTTCGCCGACGAAGTCAAAGTAGCCCGGCGTGTCAATAAAGTTGACCTTGTGCCCCTGTGCCACACAAGGCCCGAGCGAGGTAGTGATAGAGATGTTGCGCTTTACTTCTTCAGGGTCATGGTCA carries:
- the fusA gene encoding elongation factor G, yielding MKQYTTEQLRNICLVGHGGAGKSSFLEAALYSSGHIDRMGKVDEGNTVSDHDPEEVKRNISITTSLGPCVAQGHKVNFIDTPGYFDFVGEVKGALRVADAALIFACAVSGVEVGTEKVWQYAGEQNLPRAFFINKMDRENANFARVVGEIKEIFGSSAAPIQMPIGAETKLVGIVDLLMEKAFYYSDNGRKVEERPIPEELKAQAAEYRAVLLEAVAETDDELLEKFLEGVELTLEEVMRGAKAGILAGKLSPILCGSSLRNIGMKSALDAIIRYFPSPKDFAPAKGLVPRSGSEEKRAPLASAPFSALVFKTMADPYVGKLSLFRVYSGVIKSDSAVLNSTKDATERIGQLFLVRGKTQEVVSEVVAGDIAAVAKLQTTATGDTLSDKEHQIRYKGVVFPLPVTSMAVEPKSKGDEEKIGSSFTRLQEEDLTFVVRRDTETRQTIISGMGELHLEVITSRIARKYGVDLVISLPRVPYRETIRGSVRMEGKHKKQSGGKGQFGHVWIEMEPAEAGVGFDFVDKVVGGSVPRNYIPAVEKGIREVMEEGVLAGYRVVDVRVALVDGSSHAVDSSEMAFKIAGSLAFKKAFMACRPILLEPIMNVEVLVPDADMGTIIGDLNKKRGRILGMEPSGGMQLVRAQAPLAELFKYATDLRSMTQGRASFRTEHAHYEEVPSNVADPIIALAAKKEEE
- a CDS encoding class I SAM-dependent rRNA methyltransferase, which gives rise to MYPTVYLLKERRPRISAGHPWVFQSEVGRVAGNVSPGSLVRVMNHAGAFVGVGYYNPASQIVVRLLTRQDEEVGAEFWRRRLLEAQTLRQRVIGKETNAYRLVHAEADSLPGLIVDIYDRYAAVQVLALGIEAHTATIIASLRELLDLKGIVLRNDVPVRRLEGLPLSVDFAGEAFTPQVEAQENGFRLVADLWAGQKTGYFLDQRENRAYIKPFVGGAKVLDCFSHTGSFAVHAAGFGAAEVTAVDISAVAVAGTLQNAALNGMSVISAVEANAFDFLREKVEQREQYDTVMIDPPAFTKNKASLPAARRGYKEVNLRGLKLVRPGGFLISSSCSYHVSREDFLYILNEAARDAHRQVKVVAVRGQGADHPLLLAANETSYLKFVVMQVW